Proteins encoded within one genomic window of Anomalospiza imberbis isolate Cuckoo-Finch-1a 21T00152 unplaced genomic scaffold, ASM3175350v1 scaffold_183, whole genome shotgun sequence:
- the LOC137466365 gene encoding 26S proteasome non-ATPase regulatory subunit 8-like: MAVPNGAGTGTGTGPGLGGPGGTGGTGGGLRAAAGLYEQLKGEWGRKSPNLAKCGEALGRLKVALLDLNFLPTSGSAMTKQQLILARDILEIGAQWSILRKDIPSFERYMAQLKCYYFDYKEELPESASRHQLLGLNLLFLLSQNRVAEFHTELERLPAPDIQGNLFIRHPVSLEQYLMEGSYNKVFLAKGNIPAESYTFFIDILLDTIRDEIAGCIEAAYERILFPEAARILFFSSPRKMTDYAKKRGWVLGPSNYYSFGGRQQKAEDPPIPSTELATQVIEYARQLEMIV; the protein is encoded by the exons ATGGCGGTGCCGAACGgggccgggaccgggaccgggaccgggccGGGcctggggggccccgggggcaCCGGCGGCACCGGGGGCGGCCTcagggcggcggccgggctCTACGAGCAGCTCAAGGGCGAGTGGGGCCGCAAGAGCCCCAACCTGGCCAAGTGCGGGGAGGCGCTGGGCAGGCTGAAG gtgGCTCTGCTGGACCTGAACTTCCTCCCCACCTCCGGCTCGGCCATGACCAAGCAGCAGCTGATCCTGGCCC GGGATATTTTGGAGATTGGGGCGCAGTGGAGCATCCTGAGGAAGGACATCCCCTCCTTCGAGCGTTACATGGCCCAGCTCAAGTGCTACTACTTTGACTACAA ggaggagctgcccgAGTCGGCGTCGCGGCaccagctgctggggctgaacctgctgttcctgctgtccCAGAACCGCGTGGCCGAGTTCCACACGGAGCTGGAGCGGCTCCCGGCGCCCGACATCCAGGGCAACCTGTTCATCCGGCACCCCGTGTCCCTGGAGCAG tACCTGATGGAGGGCAGCTACAACAAAGTGTTCCTGGCCAAGGGCAACATCCCAGCAGAGAGCTACACCTTCTTCATCGACATCCTGCTGGACACCATCAg ggaCGAGATCGCGGGCTGCATCGAGGCCGCCTACGAGCGGATCCTGTTCCCCGAGGCCGCGCGGATCCTGTTCTTCAGCTCGCCCCGCAAGATGACCGACTACGCCAAGAAG cGGGGCTGGGTGCTGGGCCCCTCCAACTATTACAGCTTCGGGGGGCGGCAGCAGAAGGCCGAGGACCCCCCGATCCCCTCGACGGAGCTGGCCACGCAGGTGATCGAGTACGCCCGGCAGCTGGAGATGATCGTCTGA